One Chiloscyllium plagiosum isolate BGI_BamShark_2017 chromosome 14, ASM401019v2, whole genome shotgun sequence genomic region harbors:
- the LOC122556424 gene encoding protocadherin alpha-C2-like: MQTSFSIILLYVWDFVSAQIHYSIPEELEDGAFVGNIANDIGLNARELSIRRFRIMSAAKKRYFEVNLKNGILFVNDKIDREQLCGQTLTCLQNIEIVTETPLRLYRAEVEIQDINDNSPSFPQDALRLEILESTPPGTRFPLQSAHDPDVGTNSVHTYNLSPNDHFTLNVQNSSDGTKSVFLVLDKLLDREKQALHTLLLSALDGGIPTRSGNAQIIIAVLDANDNLPVFDQSVYWVKVIENVIANTLVINLNATDLDEGTNAEIIYSFSSYTPDKLYELFSIEPHTGKITVNGVLDYEEANVYEINVQARDQGPNSVPAYCKVVVEIVDVNDVIPELTLMSLSSSITENATIGTMIALISVADPESGENGKISCYVPNNLPFRLKPSFKNSYMLVIRALLDRETVPQYTINVTCSDAGSPRLFTNKIIVLAISDINDNAPHFTKSTYTAYILENNTPGAIICSVTAFDSDLGQNSDISYSIMASQIQGVPIESFVSINSENGEIFSQRSFDYEQFKNFQILVQARDAGTPSLSSNVIVNVVILDQNDNSPVVVSSLSKNGTYVMMPRSANPGYLVTKVTAVDADSGQNARLIYQLIQSTDRTLFTVARNSGEIRTMRLFEDRDSTTQVLIILVKDNGHPSLSTTVTATLSLIDKTAAIMSDVSNQPQDIEQSTDFAIYIIISLGTVSFILFLIIIALVTTMCHNSNDHIDDCSLMNCCFGREIRNNTSKQSHANPRMAPNVQPTTNVMEVRGTGSLSETYCLIRPTTERENGNCILLTPFGSATRRSNIKNTDVHFSEYNQQTKPKPNIISEFYSFAFWKNLTTSL; encoded by the exons ATGCAAACGTCGTTTTCCATTATCTTGCTTTACGTCTGGGATTTTGTTTCTGCCCAGATTCATTACTCAATTCCAGAAGAATTAGAAGACGGCGCTTTCGTTGGGAATATTGCTAACGATATTGGATTAAATGCGAGAGAACTGTCTATCCGCAGGTTTCGGATCATGTCAGCTGCAAAGAAGAGGTATTTCGAAGTTAATTTAAAGAATGGTATTTTGTTTGTTAATGACAAAATTGACAGGGAGCAGCTCTGCGGCCAAACTCTTACGTGCTTGCAAAATATCGAGATTGTTACAGAAACACCATTAAGACTGTACCGTGCTGAGGTTGAAATACAAGATATCAATGACAATTCCCCCAGTTTTCCGCAGGATGCGCTACGTTTGGAGATTCTTGAGTCAACACCTCCGGGAACTCGCTTTCCACTACAGAGCGCGCATGACCCCGATGTCGGTACAAACTCTGTTCACACTTATAACCTCAGTCCAAATGATCACTTCACGCTGAATGTTCAAAACAGCAGTGATGGAACTAAGAGTGTATTTTTGGTGCTGGATAAATTATTGGATAGAGAAAAACAAGCTCTACACACTTTACTTCTTAGTGCCTTAGATGGCGGGATTCCAACACGATCTGGTAATGCCCAAATTATTATCGCTGTACTTGATGCCAATGACAATCTGCCTGTATTTGATCAGTCTGTTTATTGGGTGAAAGTGATTGAAAATGTAATCGCTAATACATTAGTTATTAACCTTAATGCTACTGATTTGGATGAAGGCACAAATGCAGAAATAATTTACTCTTTTAGCAGTTACACTCCAGACAAATTGTATGAACTGTTTAGTATAGAACCTCATACAGGAAAAATCACAGTTAATGGAGTATTGGATTATGAAGAAGCCAACGTCTACGAGATTAACGTGCAAGCCAGAGACCAGGGTCCTAATTCTGTTCCTGCATATTGCAAAGTTGTAGTGGAGATTGTCGACGTGAATGACGTCATACCTGAGCTGACGCTGATGTCATTATCCAGCTCCATAACTGAAAATGCTACGATAGGAACGATGATAGCTCTAATCAGCGTAGCGGATCCGGAATCTGGAGAAAATGGCAAAATTAGTTGTTATGTTCCCAATAACCTTCCATTCCGGTTGAAACCGTCTTTCAAGAACTCTTACATGTTGGTTATTCGTGCATTATTGGATAGAGAAACTGTTCCTCAATACACAATTAATGTCACTTGTTCAGATGCTGGATCGCCTCGTCTCTTCACCAACAAAATCATTGTACTGGCGATCTCTGACATTAACGACAATGCACCACACTTCACAAAGTCAACGTATACAGCCTATATATTGGAAAACAATACGCCCGGAGCAATAATCTGCTCGGTTACGGCTTTTGATTCTGACCTCGGTCAAAACTCTGACATTTCTTACTCTATTATGGCGAGTCAGATTCAAGGCGTGCCTATCGAGTCCTTTGTATCAATTAATTCAGAAaatggagaaatattttcacagcGTTCATTTGATTATGAGCAATTTAAGAACTTTCAAATCCTCGTCCAAGCTCGAGACGCTGGAACCCCATCCCTCAGTAGTAATGTTATTGTAAACGTTGTAATCCTCGACCAAAACGACAACTCTCCTGTTGTCGTATCTTCCCTGTCAAAAAATGGAACTTACGTAATGATGCCTCGATCAGCAAATCCAGGTTACCTGGTGACAAAAGTGACTGCAGTTGATGCTGATTCTGGACAGAATGCCAGATTGATTTACCAATTGATCCAATCTACTGATAGAACTCTTTTTACTGTTGCACGCAATTCGGGAGAAATCAGAACCATGCGACTCTTTGAAGACAGAGACTCAACTACACAAGTGCTCATAATCTTGGTAAAGGACAATGGTCATCCTTCCCTCTCCACTACTGTCACAGCTACATTGTCGCTGATAGATAAGACTGCTGCAATTATGTCAGATGTTAGCAATCAACCCCAAGATATTGAGCAATCGACGGATTTCGCCATCTATATAATAATATCCCTAGGTACTGTCTCATTCATCCTTTTTTTGATAATAATTGCGCTCGTTACCACAATGTGCCACAATAGCAATGATCACATCGACGATTGTTCTCTGATGAATTGTTGTTTTGGACGTGAGATTAGAAACAATACATCGAAGCAGTCTCATGCAAATCCTCGGATGGCGCCCAACGTTCAACCAACTACAAATGTTATGGAAGTTCGTGGTACTGGGTCACTCTCTGAGACGTATTGCCTGATTCGTCCAACAACTGAACGCGAGAATGGGAACTGCATACTTCTCACGCCTTTCGGTTCTGCAACACGTCGAAGCAATATCAAGAATACTGACGTGCATTTCTCAGAATACAATCAGCAAACAAAACCAAAGCCGAATATTATCAGTGAG TTTTATTCGTTTGCCTTCTGGAAGAACCTAACTACGTCCCTATGA